The DNA sequence GCGGCCAGCGCACCTGTGGCAGTGGCTCAGGCTCATCTCCTTCCAGCTGTTCTTCGTAGAGATTTTCCGCCACCACAATATTCATTTTGCTGGAGAAATAAGAAGGTGCCAGCGTCAGTTTCCCCAGCGCTTCCAGTTTCTCAGCACCAAATCCGGCCTCTTCTTTCAGCTCGCGATTCGCCGCCTCAAAAGGGGTCTCGCCCGGATCGATTAATCCTTTAGGGAAACCAAGCTCGTAACTTTCCAGCCCGACAGCATATTCGCGGATCAACACAAGATGATTATCGATAATGGGCACAATCATCACCGCTTCATGGCTGGAAGGTTTCATGCGTTCATAGACGCGCCGCGCGCCGTTACTGAAAAGCAAATCCACGGCCTGTACGGTGAACAGCCGTGAACGGGCAACGGTCTCTACATTAAGAATTTCGGGTTTTTGCAGTTGTCTGGTCATGGTGGCCCCAGGGAAAAGCCAAAAAATTGAGCCTGATAGCTCGCCAGTCACGGTAAATTAACCGATAGTTTCCCCATTGTGCGGCAGCGACGCGGGGATGCCAATCATCGCATGGATTATTTTACACTGTTATAACAATTGCGCCGGGTAACGATTTAAAAAGTTTTAAAAAATGTCAATCCGTGCACTATAAAATAGGAATATACCGATGTTGCAAATTAACGTTGCTTGTTACGATCACAGTTGGGACTCATCTACAATTATTCTAATTTTATGATTTTGTGCGCTATTTTTGTGGAAAAGGCGGATTGCCAGCGCCGTCTGAACCCGTCACAATGTCGAACTCGATATGATTCAGTCAGGTAATTTCCAGCATAAAGACGGGAACAGGGTGGCAGGAATGAGGGAAGCATGAGCACAATAGTCATTATATTGGCTGTAATGCTGGCCTGTTCAATGGGGGCGGGTTGTTTTTTTTGGTACGCTATGCGGCATCGTCCGCCGTTGGCGAAACCACTGCCATTTATTAGTCCTCCTTTTCGTAAACTTAGCGACGATGAGCGTAAAGCCGTCGAGCGCTATGTCAGCTCACTTGAAAAACATCGCAATACCCCTCTGCCAACCGGCGCCAGCAGTACAAACGATCGCCTGGTACTGACCTCACAAAGCAGCAATGTCTATCCGGTGACGCGCTCAATAACCCGTTACGGACTTTCTACCGACGAACCCCACAAATGGCGCTACTATCTTGACGCCGTTGAAGTGCATTTGCCGCCGTTGTGGGAGCAATACATAGCGGAAGAAAACTATGTTGAGCTGATCAAAACCCAAACTATTCCGCTGGTTATTTCCCTGAATGGCCATTCGCTGGTGAACTACGTTTACGAGCAGCCTACGCTGGCTGCGTCTGCGCGTCCGGTGGGTCAAAACGCCTCGATCAGAAAAGAAGAAAGCGAAAACATTGAGCTGCTCAGTGTGCGTAAGGAAACCCTTGAAGAATACACCCTTAGCCGCCCGGACGGGACACGGGAAGCGGTTGCGATTGGCTTAGCGCTGCTGCTGCTTTTCTTCAGCCTGATCAGCCCGGTAGTGCTGATGCCATGGCTGGTGTTTTCAGCCATTGTCGTCATCGGCGTCAGCGGCTGGTCGCTGTACCGTCGCCCCTCGGAAAAAGATTTACGCGAAATCCACTGCCTGCGAGGTGCGCCAAAACGCTGGGGATTATTTGGTGAATCGAACCAGGGTCAGGTAAGCAATATCTCGCTGGGCATTATCGATTTAATTTATCCTTCGCACTGGCAGCCCTATGTCGCGCATGATCTGGGTCAGTCGACGGAAGTGGATATTTATCTGAGTCGTCATGTGGTGCGTCAGGGCCGCTTCCTGTCGCTTCAGGATGAAATGCGTAATTTCCCGATTCAGCGCTGGCGTAAAAATCTGGTACTGGCTGCCAGTTCGCTGCTGGTCCTTATTCTGTTGATCGCGTTGATACCGTTGAGCATGCCGCTAAAGCTCAGCATGGCCTGGCTGAAAGGCACCGAAAGCGTGCAGGTGTTTTCAGTTAACGATCTGGAAAAAATTCCTCTGCGTGTTGGCGACAGCCTGAAAGTGAGCGGCGAAGGGATGTGTTCTGTTCCGGCCACCTATCAGGGCAACAGAACCTATGCTTTTATGCCGTTCGACTGTTCGGCCGTTTACTGGAACAATGCGGCTCCCCTGCCCCAGCCGCAGTCGGATATTATCGATAAAGCGATGGCCCTGCTGACGACCACCAGCGATCAGCTGCATCCTCAAAGCAGCGCCGATCCCAAACTGAATCCACAGCTTGCAACAGCCATCCAAAAATCCGGCATGATCCTGCTGGATGATTTTTCCGATATTGTGTTGAAAACGCAGGATCTTTGTAGTCAGGAACAGGATTGCGTCAGGCTGAAAAATGCCCTGGTTAATCTCGGCAACGCGAAAGATTGGGAAACGCTGGTGCACCGGGCGGATTCCGGTTCGCTGAACGGCATGAATGTCCTGTTACGCCCGGTCAGTGCCGAAGCGCTGGAAAATCTGGTGAATACCGCCACGTCATCATTCTTCTATCGTGAAACCCGCCGGGCTTCTGAGGCGTTGAACAGCCCACCACCGGGCGGATTTCTGATTGTCAGCGATGAAGGCCGTCAGTTAGTTAATCAGCAAACGCCGACCGTTTCGCTGTTCGACTACAACGCGCCCGATCAGTGGCCGGAGCTGCAACGGCTGGCGGGCATGCTGCTGCATACGCCGTTCTCCGCCTACGGCATCGTGACCAATATCAGTACTGACGCTAACGGCACGCGTCATATCGCGCTGCATAGCGAACCGGACGCCATCAAGCTGGGTCGTTACCTGGGCACCAGTCTGCTGCTGCTGCTGGTCACCTTAAGCTTTATTATCAACGCTCTGCTGGCGATCAAACGTATCCACCACAATCGCGTACGTACCGCCGCTATCCAGAACTATTACGATACCTGTTTCAGCCCTGCGCTGAACACGCCACAGGGCATTCGTCCCCTGTTCTGAGCCCGTTAGTTTTATGCTATTTTTAACACTGACATGGCTTTTGACCTCTCAGGTACCCTCTGATGCTCTGCTCCGGCCACACGCCGGAGCGGCACCTTGAATTCTGACGTATAACCCATACATAGGGATGTTCCCACACAGGAGCAGCGATGAAAGAGAAATCCGCAGAAGCGGTTCGGCTCGATAAATGGCTGTGGGCCGCTCGCTTTTATAAAACCCGCGCGATAGCGCGTGAGATGGTTGAAGGTGGCAAAGTTCACTACAACGGCCAGCGCAGTAAGCCAAGTAAAATTGTGGAACCTGATGCAGAACTGACGCTGCGTCAGGGTAACGACGAACGGACGGTCATTGTTCAGACGGTTAGCGACAAGCGCGGGCCTGCAACCGAAGCCCAGCAGATGTATGCCGAAACGCCACAGAGTATTGAGAAAAGGGAAAAGATCGCGCAGGCGCGCAAAATGAGTGCGCTGACTATGCCGCATCCCGATCGCCGCCCTGACAAAAAAGAGCGGCGCGACCTAATGAAATTTAAAAATTCTGGCGACGAGTAAGCCGCCACAACGAGAGAGAATTATGGCTCATCAAGACCAAATGCACCGTTACCTGTTCGAAAACTACGCCGTGCGTGGCGAACTGGTTACCGTTTCCGACACCTGGAAGCAGATTATCGACGGTCACGACTATCCACAGCCTGTACAGAAAGTACTGGGTGAACTGCTGGTAGCGACCAGCTTACTGACCGCCACGCTGAAGTTTGATGGCGATATTACCGTGCAGCTGCAAGGTGACGGCCCGCTGAATCTGGCGGTTATCAACGGCAACAACCGACAGGAAATGCGTGGCGTAGCGCGTCTTAAAGGCGATATCGCGCCTGAGAGCAGCCTGAAGGAGATGGTAGGCAATGGCTATCTGATCATCACCATCACACCTGCGCAAGGTGAACGCTATCAGGGCGTGGTCGGTCTGGAAGGTGAAACGCTGGCGGAATGCCTGGAAGATTACTTCATGCGTTCAGAGCAGCTGCCGACACGCCTGTTTATCCGCACGGGTGAAGCGGAAGGCCAGCCCGGCGCTGGCGGCATTTTGCTACAGGTACTGCCTGCGCAGGACGCTAACCCGGATGATTTCACGCACCTGGCGACGCTAACTGAAACGATCAAAACCGAAGAGCTGCTTGGCCTGCCGGCAAACGAAGTGCTGTGGCGTTTGTACCACCAGGAAGAAGTGACTCTTTACGATCCACAGGACGTGAGCTTCCACTGCACCTGTTCTCATGAACGCTGTGGCGAAGTCCTGCGTACCCTGCCGGAAGCCGAAGTGGACCAGATCCTGGCCGAAGACGGCAAGATCGATATGCACTGCGACTATTGCGGTAATCACTACATTTATGATGCTGTTGATATCGCGGCGATCCGCAACGATTCAACTACGGGTAACGATCGGGTTCACTGATTGTTGTGCGCCATGAGTCCAGTGGGCTGATGGCGCTTTCCGCTGCACAATTCTTCTGCTGCTTTTTCACACCTTTTTACACCCTTCGCCACCATTACGTACCCTGCCAGTTCCCAATATTTAAAATAGTGCCCACCTCCGTATTTACGCATAAATGCCTTATTAAACACTTAAGAAAGTAAAGAAATGAAATCGGGCGAAGCGTTATTGAACGATTCACGCGTCGCCTCTCATTTCTGCGGATTGGCCCTTTTCCTCGCGCCTCACCCGTGTAAACTGCGCGCGATCGTGATTAGCGTGTTATGAAGGCGTTGCGAAATATCACGGTCCTGGAACATTATGTTTAAACATTCTGAAGTAAAACTGAACCGACAAAGGAGCAGTAACATGCGTGACCTGACCCCGCAGGACCTCGTCGCTTATGGCATCACGGATACGGTTGAGATTATCCACAACCCCGACTTCGACACACTGTATAAAGAAGAAACTCGCCCAGAGCTGACTGGCTTCGAGCGCGGAATTGAAACGCAGTCAGGCGCGATCGCCGTTGATACCGGCATTTTCACCGGCCGCTCGCCGAAAGATAAATATATCGTTCGCGATGAAACCACCCGTGACACGCTGTGGTGGAATGACCAGGGCAAAGGCAAAAATGATAATCAGCCACTGAATAACGATACCTGGCAGCAGCTGAAATCGCTGGTCGGCCAGCAGCTTTCCGGTAAGCGTCTGTTTGTTGTCGATACCTGGTGCGGCGCTAACCCTGATACACGCCTCTGCGTACGTTTTATTACCGAAGTGGCCTGGCAGGCGCATTTCGTTAAAAACATGTTTATCCGCCCCGACGATGAAGCGCTGGCCAGCTTTGTGCCTGACTTTGTGGTGATGAACGGGGCTAAATGTACCAATCCGAACTGGCAGCAGCAGGGTTTGCATTCCGAAAACTTCGTCGCCTTCAACCTGACCGAGCGCATGCAGCTGATTGGCGGCACCTGGTACGGTGGCGAAATGAAGAAAGGTCTGTTCGCCATTATGAACTATCTGCTGCCGCTAAAAGGCGTTGCCTCTATGCACTGTTCGGCTAACGTCGGCGAAAAAGGTGACGTGGCGGTATTCTTCGGCCTGTCAGGAACGGGTAAAACCACGCTTTCTACCGATCCTGAGCGTCAGCTGATTGGCGATGACGAACATGGCTGGGATGACGATGGCGTGTTCAATTTCGAAGGCGGCTGCTACGCCAAAACTATCAAGCTGTCTGAGCAGGCTGAGCCGGAGATTTATCAGGCTATCCGCCGTGATGCGCTGCTGGAAAACGTGGTAGTACGCGCCGACGGTTCAGTGGATTACGATGACGGAAGCAAAACTGAGAATACCCGCGTTTCCTATCCGATCTACCATATCGACAATATTGTTAAGCCGGTATCGAAAGCGGGTCACGCACGCAAGGTAATCTTCCTGACTGCGGATGCCTTTGGCGTACTGCCGCCGGTTTCCCGCCTGACCCCCGACCAGACTCAGTATCATTTCCTCTCGGGCTTTACGGCCAAGCTGGCCGGCACCGAGCGTGGCGTAACGGAACCGACGCCAACCTTTTCCGCCTGTTTCGGCGCGGCGTTTTTGACGCTGCACCCAACGCAGTATGCAGAAGTGCTGGTCAAGCGTATGGCGGCAGCGGGCGCAGAAGCTTACCTGGTCAACACCGGCTGGAACGGGACGGGCAAGCGTATTTCGTTAAAAGACACGCGGGCGATTATCAACGCGATTCTCAGCGACGAAATTTCGACGGCTGAAACCGTCACGCTGCCGGTTTTCAATCTGGCGATGCCCACCTCTCTGCCCGGCGTCGACAGCCGCATTCTCGACCCGCGAAATACCTACGCCGATGCGGCTGAATGGGAAACCAAAGCCCAGGATCTGGCACAGCGCTTTATCGCTAACTTTGATAAATATACCGATACGGCGGCCGGCGCAGCCCTGGTTCCGGCGGGACCACAGCTGTAATCGTGCAGATAAAAAAACTGCCTGGAATCAGGCAGTTTTTACATTCACATCAGGTTGTGGTGGTCGCAGGTAATACCGCGCTGGTCGGTAACGGTAAATAAGCCCGAATACGCAGTCCGCCTCGTTCACTTTCGCCGATATCCAGTGAGCCCTGATGGGCATCAATAATACGCTGCACGATGGCCAGCCCTAAACCTGTGCCGCTGGTACTGCGGGCGCTGTCGCCGCGTACAAAAGGCTGGAACAGATGCTTAAGCTGATCGGGCTGGATCCCCGGGCCATCATCTTCGACCTGGAACCAGGCACGCTGAAGTTCACTGCCGCTGCTGACCTTAATCCACCCGTTACCATAACGCGCCGCGTTCACCACCAGGTTAGCTACCGCACGCTTGATTGACAGCGGATTGATATCCAGCATCAGTTCAGCAGGCATTACCGCGTTTTCAATTTCGCGCTCGTAGCCGCTTTCAGCCGCAACGACTTCGCCCAACACGCCGTTCAGATCGGCTCGTTCCGTCTGCATCTCCTGACCAGTGCGCAGATAATCAATAAACTGCTCGATGATTGCGTTGCACTCTTCAATGTCTTTATTAATTGATTCAGAGAGATAGCCATCCTCCTGCGACATCATTTCCGTCGCCAGGCGAATACGCGTCAGCGGCGTGCGCAGATCGTGACTGACGCCAGCCATCAGCAAGGTGCGATCGTCGGCCAACTGTTTAACACCCGCCGCCATCTGATTAAAAGCTCGAGTTACCGAGCGCACTTCAGAAGCGCCATATTCACGCAGCGGCGGCGGAATAATCCCTTTGCCGACCTGTAGCGCCGCATGTTCAAGCTCCACCAGCGGCCGGTTCTGAATACGAATAAACAGCCACGCGCCGCCTATTGCCAGCAGCATAATCGCCAGCGTATAGCGGAACAGCGGTGAAAAATCGCCCTGATGGATTTCGGTTAACGGAACACGCACCCAGATATCTGGCGACAGCCAGGTTTTCAGCCAGACCACCGGTGAGTTTTTATTTACCTCGACGCGCACGTCGGTCGGGCCGCCAAGCTGCTGCGCCATCTGCTGGCTGAGGAACTCGTAATGCTGCGCCCAGCGTAATCCGCTCTCTTCCGCCGCCGCATTGGTATACAGCGAAATGCCCAGCTCGCGGTAAATCTCACGACGAAATGCCGGTGGCACCTCAAGCTGCGTGCCGTCTTCCAGCTGCAGCTTATCGGTCATCAGCATCCGCACTTCGTACGCCAGCACCTTATTAAACTGCTGTAAACTCGGCAGAATAGCAAAGTTCAACACCACCAGATACGTCGTCACCAGACTGACAAACAGCAGGGTGACAATCAGCAGCAGCGTGCGGGCAAATGAACTGCGGGGAGAGAAGCGGATTCGCCTCATGCTTTACTGCCGTCCGGCACGAATACGTAGCCCAGGCCCCAAACGGTCTGGATATAGCGCGGATGAGCAGGATCTTCTTCCACCATGCGGCGCAGACGAGAAATTTGCACGTCGATAGAACGTTCCATCGCGCTGTACTCGCGCCCACGGGCAAGATTCATCAGCTTATCGCGCGAAAGTGGCTCACGCGGATGGCTAACAAGCGCTTTCAGCACGGCGAATTCACCGCTGGTCAACGGCATCGGTTCGTCTTCACGGAACATCTCGCGCGTGCCCAGATTCAGCTTAAACTTACCGAAAGCGATAACGGCTTCTTCCTGCGACGGCGCCCCCGGCAGCTCGTTCGCCTGACGGCGCAGAACGGCACGGATACGAGCCAGCAGCTCACGCGGGTTAAACGGTTTTGGAATATAGTCATCCGCACCGATTTCCAGACCCACGATACGATCCACTTCTTCCCCTTTCGCCGTGACCATAATGATCGGCATCGGGTTGCTCTGGCTGCGCAAACGGCGGCAGATAGAGAGGCCGTCTTCACCTGGCAGCATCAGGTCCAGCACCATCAGGTGGAAGGACTCACGCGTTAGCAGGCGGTCCATTTGTTCCGCATTTGCTACGCTGCGCACCTGGAAACCCTGTTCGGTCAGATAACGCTCCAGCAGCGCACGCAAACGCATGTCATCATCTACGACCAGAATTTTGTAGTTTTCTTGCATTTCGATACTCCCAAAGGCGCTATTGCCTGAGTCATTATTCTTAAAAAAGATGCCTGAATGTAACAGTCAATAATGGTTTATATTCTAGCCGAAATTGTTACAAAGCATATTAAACAGCAGCTTATCTTTAATTACGCCGCAAAAATGTGCGGATATTCAGCTCTCTTTCAGACGAATTGCCAGGACAAACAAGCAGTAACGTCAGGCAGAAAAAAGCAGATGGGATTTGCATCGTTGTCCAGCTCGCAACAAAATGGATAAAGCATTTTCGAGAAAAATTTGGATTAAGATGAAAACCAAACTGATCACCCGCGAAGGTTACGACAAATTAAAGCAGGAGCTGGACTTTCTCTGGCGTGAAGATCGGCCAGAAGTGACCAAAAAAGTGACCTGGGCTGCCAGCCTGGGCGACCGCAGCGAAAACGCCGACTATCAGTACAACAAAAAGCGTCTGCGCGAGATCGATCGCCGCGTGCGCTATCTTACCAAATGCCTTGAGCAGCTGCGCATTGTCGATTATTCACCGCAGCAGGAAGGCAAAGTCTTTTTCGGTGCCTGGGTTGAGGTAGAAAACGACGACGGTGAAATCAAACGCTTTCGCATCGTCGGCTACGACGAAATCTTTGGCCGTAACGATTACATCTCTATCGACTCGCCGATGGCCCGCGCATTGCTGAAAAAAGAAGTGGGCGATTTAGCTACCGTGCAAACGCCGGTTGGTGAAGCGTGCTGGTACGTCAATCAAATCGACTACGTTAAACAATCCTAATCACGCGGATTTGGTACGCCAGCAGGGACATACGCTGGCAATTACCCTGCGCAATCCGTATAACTGTCCGCTAAATCTTGAGCCATAAAGTAACCGATAATGAAAGAATCGCTGAGCCGCATAATTGCAAGTGAGCTGCAGGCGCGAGCAGAACAGGTTGATGCCGCTGTCCGTCTGCTGGATGAAGGGAACACCGTGCCGTTTATCGCACGCTATCGTAAGGAAGTGACCGGAGGTCTGGACGACACCCAGCTCCGTCAGCTGGAAACCCGCCTGGGTTATCTGCGCGAACTTGAAGACCGTCGCCAGTCGATTCTGAAATCTATCGGCGACCAGGGCAAGCTGACCGATGAGCTAAACCACGCCATCAGCAACACCCTGAGCAAAACCGAACTTGAAGATCTCTATTTGCCTTACAAGCCTAAACGCCGCACTCGTGGTCAGATTGCTATCGAAGCAGGTCTGCAACCGCTGGCCGATACGCTGTGGCAGGATCCCTCGCAGGAACCGGAGCAGGTAGCAGCAGGCTTCGTTGACGCCGACAACGGCGTGGCCGATACCAAAGCCGCACTGGATGGCGCTCGCTACATCCTGATGGAACGTTTTTCCGAGGATGCCACGCTGCTGGCAAAAGTGCGTGATTACCTGTGGAAAAATGCGCATCTGGTGTCACGCGTTGTTGAAGGCAAAGAAGAGGAAGGCGCGAAATTCCGCGACTATTTCGATCATCATGAAGCCCTTTCAACGGTTCCTTCTCACCGTGCGCTGGCCATGTTCCGTGGCCGTAATGAAGGCGTGCTTCAGCTGGCGCTGAATGCCGATCCGCAGTTCGACGAGCCACCACGTGAAAGTCACGGCGAGCAGATTATTGCTGAGCATCTGAATCTGCGCCTGAATAACGCCCCGGCTG is a window from the Pantoea sp. CCBC3-3-1 genome containing:
- a CDS encoding intracellular growth attenuator family protein, whose product is MSTIVIILAVMLACSMGAGCFFWYAMRHRPPLAKPLPFISPPFRKLSDDERKAVERYVSSLEKHRNTPLPTGASSTNDRLVLTSQSSNVYPVTRSITRYGLSTDEPHKWRYYLDAVEVHLPPLWEQYIAEENYVELIKTQTIPLVISLNGHSLVNYVYEQPTLAASARPVGQNASIRKEESENIELLSVRKETLEEYTLSRPDGTREAVAIGLALLLLFFSLISPVVLMPWLVFSAIVVIGVSGWSLYRRPSEKDLREIHCLRGAPKRWGLFGESNQGQVSNISLGIIDLIYPSHWQPYVAHDLGQSTEVDIYLSRHVVRQGRFLSLQDEMRNFPIQRWRKNLVLAASSLLVLILLIALIPLSMPLKLSMAWLKGTESVQVFSVNDLEKIPLRVGDSLKVSGEGMCSVPATYQGNRTYAFMPFDCSAVYWNNAAPLPQPQSDIIDKAMALLTTTSDQLHPQSSADPKLNPQLATAIQKSGMILLDDFSDIVLKTQDLCSQEQDCVRLKNALVNLGNAKDWETLVHRADSGSLNGMNVLLRPVSAEALENLVNTATSSFFYRETRRASEALNSPPPGGFLIVSDEGRQLVNQQTPTVSLFDYNAPDQWPELQRLAGMLLHTPFSAYGIVTNISTDANGTRHIALHSEPDAIKLGRYLGTSLLLLLVTLSFIINALLAIKRIHHNRVRTAAIQNYYDTCFSPALNTPQGIRPLF
- the envZ gene encoding two-component system sensor histidine kinase EnvZ — translated: MRRIRFSPRSSFARTLLLIVTLLFVSLVTTYLVVLNFAILPSLQQFNKVLAYEVRMLMTDKLQLEDGTQLEVPPAFRREIYRELGISLYTNAAAEESGLRWAQHYEFLSQQMAQQLGGPTDVRVEVNKNSPVVWLKTWLSPDIWVRVPLTEIHQGDFSPLFRYTLAIMLLAIGGAWLFIRIQNRPLVELEHAALQVGKGIIPPPLREYGASEVRSVTRAFNQMAAGVKQLADDRTLLMAGVSHDLRTPLTRIRLATEMMSQEDGYLSESINKDIEECNAIIEQFIDYLRTGQEMQTERADLNGVLGEVVAAESGYEREIENAVMPAELMLDINPLSIKRAVANLVVNAARYGNGWIKVSSGSELQRAWFQVEDDGPGIQPDQLKHLFQPFVRGDSARSTSGTGLGLAIVQRIIDAHQGSLDIGESERGGLRIRAYLPLPTSAVLPATTTT
- the ompR gene encoding two-component system response regulator OmpR produces the protein MQENYKILVVDDDMRLRALLERYLTEQGFQVRSVANAEQMDRLLTRESFHLMVLDLMLPGEDGLSICRRLRSQSNPMPIIMVTAKGEEVDRIVGLEIGADDYIPKPFNPRELLARIRAVLRRQANELPGAPSQEEAVIAFGKFKLNLGTREMFREDEPMPLTSGEFAVLKALVSHPREPLSRDKLMNLARGREYSAMERSIDVQISRLRRMVEEDPAHPRYIQTVWGLGYVFVPDGSKA
- the pckA gene encoding phosphoenolpyruvate carboxykinase (ATP); the encoded protein is MRDLTPQDLVAYGITDTVEIIHNPDFDTLYKEETRPELTGFERGIETQSGAIAVDTGIFTGRSPKDKYIVRDETTRDTLWWNDQGKGKNDNQPLNNDTWQQLKSLVGQQLSGKRLFVVDTWCGANPDTRLCVRFITEVAWQAHFVKNMFIRPDDEALASFVPDFVVMNGAKCTNPNWQQQGLHSENFVAFNLTERMQLIGGTWYGGEMKKGLFAIMNYLLPLKGVASMHCSANVGEKGDVAVFFGLSGTGKTTLSTDPERQLIGDDEHGWDDDGVFNFEGGCYAKTIKLSEQAEPEIYQAIRRDALLENVVVRADGSVDYDDGSKTENTRVSYPIYHIDNIVKPVSKAGHARKVIFLTADAFGVLPPVSRLTPDQTQYHFLSGFTAKLAGTERGVTEPTPTFSACFGAAFLTLHPTQYAEVLVKRMAAAGAEAYLVNTGWNGTGKRISLKDTRAIINAILSDEISTAETVTLPVFNLAMPTSLPGVDSRILDPRNTYADAAEWETKAQDLAQRFIANFDKYTDTAAGAALVPAGPQL
- the nudE gene encoding ADP compounds hydrolase NudE — its product is MTRQLQKPEILNVETVARSRLFTVQAVDLLFSNGARRVYERMKPSSHEAVMIVPIIDNHLVLIREYAVGLESYELGFPKGLIDPGETPFEAANRELKEEAGFGAEKLEALGKLTLAPSYFSSKMNIVVAENLYEEQLEGDEPEPLPQVRWPLDNLLGLLQEPDFCEARNVSALFLVREWLVKQGRLSY
- the hslO gene encoding Hsp33 family molecular chaperone HslO yields the protein MAHQDQMHRYLFENYAVRGELVTVSDTWKQIIDGHDYPQPVQKVLGELLVATSLLTATLKFDGDITVQLQGDGPLNLAVINGNNRQEMRGVARLKGDIAPESSLKEMVGNGYLIITITPAQGERYQGVVGLEGETLAECLEDYFMRSEQLPTRLFIRTGEAEGQPGAGGILLQVLPAQDANPDDFTHLATLTETIKTEELLGLPANEVLWRLYHQEEVTLYDPQDVSFHCTCSHERCGEVLRTLPEAEVDQILAEDGKIDMHCDYCGNHYIYDAVDIAAIRNDSTTGNDRVH
- the hslR gene encoding ribosome-associated heat shock protein Hsp15 → MKEKSAEAVRLDKWLWAARFYKTRAIAREMVEGGKVHYNGQRSKPSKIVEPDAELTLRQGNDERTVIVQTVSDKRGPATEAQQMYAETPQSIEKREKIAQARKMSALTMPHPDRRPDKKERRDLMKFKNSGDE
- the greB gene encoding transcription elongation factor GreB; the encoded protein is MKTKLITREGYDKLKQELDFLWREDRPEVTKKVTWAASLGDRSENADYQYNKKRLREIDRRVRYLTKCLEQLRIVDYSPQQEGKVFFGAWVEVENDDGEIKRFRIVGYDEIFGRNDYISIDSPMARALLKKEVGDLATVQTPVGEACWYVNQIDYVKQS